One Sphingobacteruim zhuxiongii DNA window includes the following coding sequences:
- a CDS encoding TonB-dependent receptor: protein MKLNTIVKQSALLTVLLAMGSQAYAQRDTTSRPVTLDSFDIVRDYRPILADAVKIRRSPDMSNKREYMPKLNYGNVPDKKLDINTGLKELKVMETPFSKIIDHNSNYVKLGVGNLGTILGEAYFAVEDYEDIRFGGFVKHLNQKGNLDDQKFSRQEVGVFGRRIFPMFTLNGLVGYNGFGTRFYGIPYDVDKNNLNPTREAQRFNDIYFSGELTSNYDPANEDAVSYSVKADAYTYKDKFDGKENSVALSGYLNKRLRTFNVGANVALDFNSIGGVNTPDGNLNNSIVNANPYIKFKGDNYNITLGANIVSEFGDSTRFNIFPVAEIDFSLVPGYFYIFGGVKGGVEKGSFRSFTKTNPYLGLTPNIMNTVERMNIYGGIKGNAGATFGYKVKAFYRQVEGLPMFVNNMDRPFQFDLVYDGDGDKALKHVGIEGEINVRLSALVNLGGRLNIDNYTTVSQEEAWHLPKMRLAANARFNISEKLYIDAEALFHGNAIAREYTYTVDPVTNMATPSASYEKTTIPSFFDLSAGAEYKATKQLGIFVKANNMFNTEYSRYLYYPKLGFNILGGINFSF, encoded by the coding sequence ATGAAGTTGAATACTATAGTAAAACAATCTGCGCTTTTAACCGTGTTATTGGCAATGGGATCACAAGCCTATGCGCAACGTGATACTACGAGTCGACCAGTGACACTAGATTCATTTGATATTGTTCGTGACTACCGACCTATTCTTGCGGATGCTGTAAAAATCCGTCGTAGCCCTGATATGTCAAACAAAAGGGAATACATGCCTAAGCTAAACTATGGCAATGTACCTGATAAAAAATTAGATATTAATACAGGTCTTAAGGAGTTGAAAGTAATGGAAACTCCATTCTCTAAGATCATTGACCATAACAGCAATTACGTGAAGTTAGGCGTTGGTAACTTAGGAACTATTCTAGGTGAAGCCTATTTTGCTGTCGAAGATTATGAAGATATCCGCTTCGGAGGTTTTGTGAAACACCTAAATCAAAAAGGGAATCTTGATGATCAGAAATTCTCAAGACAAGAAGTTGGTGTGTTTGGGCGTCGTATATTTCCAATGTTTACTTTAAATGGTTTGGTTGGATACAATGGGTTTGGTACTCGTTTTTACGGAATCCCTTACGATGTAGATAAGAATAATTTGAATCCTACTCGTGAAGCGCAACGCTTTAATGATATTTATTTTTCTGGTGAACTAACTAGTAATTATGATCCAGCAAATGAGGATGCGGTAAGCTATTCTGTAAAGGCAGATGCCTATACCTATAAAGATAAGTTTGACGGTAAAGAGAATTCGGTTGCTTTATCTGGATATTTAAATAAGCGTCTTCGTACCTTTAATGTTGGAGCAAATGTTGCTTTGGATTTCAATAGTATCGGCGGCGTAAATACACCGGATGGTAATTTGAACAATTCGATTGTCAATGCAAATCCTTACATAAAATTCAAAGGTGATAATTACAATATTACACTAGGAGCGAACATTGTTTCTGAATTTGGTGATAGCACAAGGTTTAACATCTTCCCTGTAGCAGAGATTGATTTCTCACTAGTACCGGGATACTTCTATATTTTTGGAGGGGTTAAAGGTGGTGTAGAGAAAGGTTCATTCCGCAGCTTTACGAAAACAAATCCTTATTTAGGGCTGACGCCAAATATCATGAATACAGTGGAACGCATGAATATTTATGGTGGTATTAAAGGAAATGCTGGTGCAACATTCGGATATAAAGTAAAAGCATTCTATAGACAAGTTGAAGGTCTTCCAATGTTTGTGAATAATATGGACCGCCCATTCCAATTTGACTTAGTTTATGATGGAGACGGCGATAAGGCATTAAAGCATGTAGGTATTGAAGGAGAAATCAATGTTCGTTTATCTGCATTAGTAAACTTGGGTGGACGCTTGAATATTGATAACTACACAACAGTATCACAAGAAGAAGCATGGCACTTGCCTAAGATGCGTCTAGCAGCGAATGCAAGATTCAATATCTCTGAGAAATTATATATAGATGCAGAAGCGCTATTCCACGGAAATGCAATTGCTCGCGAATACACTTATACAGTAGATCCTGTCACCAATATGGCGACACCTTCTGCTAGCTATGAAAAAACGACAATTCCATCATTCTTTGATTTGAGTGCAGGAGCAGAGTATAAAGCAACGAAGCAATTGGGAATTTTTGTAAAGGCAAATAATATGTTCAATACGGAATATTCGCGCTACCTATACTACCCGAAACTAGGATTTAATATTTTAGGTGGTATTAATTTTTCGTTTTAA
- a CDS encoding energy transducer TonB — MYYNQYQEENNLPKALGISSLVMAGLLAIGFFIVFSEDLPEYGMGGIIVNYGTSPEGMGDDYMSVDEPSMDENANNVRPDKIDPTSTPIPTPTQQTADKAVATQDVEDAPVVNKAEKPVKAVAEQSTTVKKDATAAVNPNALYKGKKNNAKGTGDGTGSTPGNQGSNLGDPLASNYGDGGSGFGNMMLSLENRRFTVPPKIDDNGQQTGVVKIEFTVDNRGNVTRARQAKGTTIADYSLIQKCINAVQKSRLNELPNAPNSQTGLLTFRFRVR; from the coding sequence ATGTATTACAATCAGTATCAAGAAGAAAATAATCTACCAAAGGCACTAGGGATATCATCTTTAGTTATGGCGGGGTTGCTCGCTATCGGATTCTTCATTGTATTTTCAGAAGATCTTCCAGAGTATGGAATGGGAGGTATTATTGTAAACTACGGTACGTCTCCAGAAGGTATGGGCGATGATTATATGAGCGTCGACGAGCCTTCGATGGACGAGAATGCCAACAATGTCCGTCCAGATAAAATTGATCCTACCAGCACACCTATTCCGACTCCAACCCAGCAAACGGCAGACAAAGCAGTAGCAACGCAGGACGTAGAAGATGCGCCGGTCGTGAATAAGGCTGAGAAGCCAGTAAAGGCGGTCGCTGAGCAATCTACTACAGTGAAGAAAGACGCAACTGCGGCAGTCAACCCGAATGCGCTGTATAAGGGTAAGAAGAATAATGCGAAGGGTACAGGAGATGGTACAGGTTCAACACCAGGAAATCAAGGTTCTAATCTTGGCGATCCATTAGCCAGTAACTACGGTGATGGGGGATCAGGTTTTGGGAACATGATGCTTTCTTTAGAGAATCGTCGCTTCACAGTGCCTCCTAAAATTGATGACAACGGACAACAAACCGGTGTTGTTAAAATTGAATTTACTGTAGATAATCGTGGAAATGTTACTCGAGCTAGACAGGCGAAAGGAACAACCATTGCTGACTACAGCTTAATCCAGAAATGTATAAACGCTGTTCAAAAATCGCGTTTAAATGAGCTTCCAAACGCTCCAAATTCTCAAACTGGATTACTTACCTTCAGATTCAGAGTTAGATAA
- a CDS encoding HU domain-containing protein — protein sequence MDLGKYIHQLLKRRNEVYVKGLGTFKRIHTSSVYDEKKAMYLPPVTYLEFDAKSKDGFDFVDYVQQSQQLSRSDAEQQVEEHVIQLLENIKDHGVGVLHRLGQFIKHGNSLVFKAEDLSGFHLQPVEGTQEEVPVQPIAAEVDSVETIDEEPIEEAAIAEVENVEEPEVEEPANLIEEPTLPEEEPYLEQEVKSSNKATWYMIAAIVALGIIGTLFYLNRTAHTQEPQITDSVAQSPVSTVDTVLTEPQDTLANSVDSIAIDTAKQVVNSDAKPLIPANHHYQVVIGSHRTLAQAYEQAESFNKAGVTSVRVIPSKLAKNLKKVIWDSYETKEQADSALRYVQKRYVADAWSGPINK from the coding sequence ATGGATTTAGGTAAATACATTCATCAACTTTTAAAACGCAGGAACGAAGTCTATGTGAAAGGCTTAGGTACGTTCAAACGTATCCACACATCTTCGGTCTATGACGAGAAAAAGGCAATGTATCTGCCTCCTGTTACTTACTTGGAGTTCGACGCCAAATCGAAAGACGGTTTTGATTTTGTAGATTACGTTCAACAATCTCAACAACTATCTCGTAGTGATGCCGAACAACAAGTAGAAGAACATGTAATTCAATTGTTGGAAAACATTAAAGACCATGGAGTTGGTGTTTTACATCGCTTAGGACAGTTTATTAAACATGGGAACTCTTTAGTGTTTAAAGCGGAGGATCTCTCTGGATTCCATTTACAGCCAGTCGAAGGTACCCAGGAAGAAGTTCCAGTACAGCCAATCGCTGCTGAAGTAGATTCAGTAGAAACTATAGATGAAGAGCCAATAGAGGAGGCTGCAATCGCTGAAGTAGAAAATGTAGAGGAGCCTGAAGTTGAAGAGCCAGCAAATTTAATAGAAGAGCCAACCTTGCCTGAAGAAGAACCTTATTTGGAACAAGAAGTAAAATCTTCGAATAAAGCGACCTGGTATATGATCGCTGCAATTGTTGCCTTGGGGATTATCGGAACATTGTTCTATTTAAATCGTACAGCACATACGCAGGAGCCTCAAATTACAGATAGTGTTGCTCAATCACCTGTTTCTACAGTAGATACGGTACTTACAGAGCCACAAGATACATTGGCAAACTCAGTAGACAGCATTGCTATAGACACCGCGAAACAAGTAGTAAACTCGGATGCAAAGCCTTTAATACCAGCAAATCACCATTATCAAGTCGTTATTGGTTCGCATAGAACTTTAGCGCAGGCCTATGAACAAGCAGAGTCGTTTAATAAAGCAGGAGTTACATCCGTTCGAGTAATACCAAGTAAGCTCGCGAAGAACCTTAAAAAGGTTATTTGGGATTCTTATGAGACGAAAGAACAAGCAGATTCTGCTTTACGTTATGTACAAAAACGATACGTTGCTGACGCATGGTCAGGACCTATTAATAAATAA
- a CDS encoding bifunctional folylpolyglutamate synthase/dihydrofolate synthase, with protein sequence MKTFAEVIEYLYARLPMFTRDGASAINPDVDNTLLLCEALGNPQQQFKSVHIAGTNGKGSTSHMMASVFQASGLKTGLYTSPHLVDFRERIRIDGQMIPQKNVIDFINANQTLIETIKPSFFEVTVALAFDFFAKNKVDIAVIEVGLGGRLDSTNIIQPELSMITNIGMDHMNVLGNTLEEIAGEKAGIIKEGTPVVISERQAAIQHVFQDKAAALNASLYFANDYYQVEAVNRKTDGLYIDILNNVKQVSTVWHLDLAGGYQQKNILGVLYAIDKLRELGFNLPHEKVVYGLSHVQESTGLRGRWQTLSDHPWIICDTGHNEDGIREVLANLASLSYDKLHFIFGAMRDKDLSHILPQLPKDAVYYFAAPEMPRAMLADQLRELAATFGLKGNDYNSISDAFLSAKEQVKDNELIFIGGSTFVVADVLTNHF encoded by the coding sequence ATGAAAACATTTGCAGAGGTAATCGAGTATTTATATGCTCGATTACCTATGTTTACTCGTGATGGCGCTTCTGCCATCAATCCCGATGTAGATAACACATTGCTATTATGCGAAGCATTGGGTAATCCACAGCAACAGTTTAAATCGGTTCATATCGCAGGTACCAATGGTAAGGGCTCAACGTCTCATATGATGGCCTCGGTATTTCAAGCATCTGGACTTAAAACTGGTCTCTATACATCTCCACATTTAGTCGATTTTAGAGAACGCATTCGTATTGATGGTCAAATGATCCCTCAGAAAAATGTTATTGATTTCATCAATGCTAATCAAACATTGATCGAAACTATAAAGCCTTCCTTTTTTGAAGTGACTGTCGCTTTAGCTTTTGATTTCTTTGCGAAGAACAAAGTGGATATTGCGGTTATTGAAGTAGGATTAGGGGGACGATTAGACAGTACGAATATTATTCAACCTGAACTAAGTATGATTACCAATATAGGTATGGATCATATGAATGTGTTGGGGAATACATTGGAAGAAATCGCTGGTGAGAAAGCCGGAATCATTAAAGAAGGTACGCCTGTTGTGATTTCCGAACGACAAGCTGCTATTCAACATGTTTTCCAAGATAAAGCCGCAGCGTTGAACGCTTCACTATATTTTGCAAATGACTATTATCAGGTAGAAGCGGTAAATCGAAAGACTGATGGACTGTATATTGATATTTTAAATAATGTAAAGCAGGTGTCGACCGTTTGGCATTTAGATCTTGCCGGTGGATATCAACAAAAGAATATTTTAGGAGTATTATATGCCATAGATAAACTTCGTGAATTAGGTTTTAATCTTCCTCATGAGAAAGTTGTCTACGGATTAAGCCATGTACAAGAATCAACAGGTTTACGTGGAAGATGGCAGACACTTAGCGATCATCCATGGATAATCTGCGATACAGGTCATAATGAAGATGGAATTCGTGAAGTATTAGCAAATCTAGCTAGTTTATCGTACGATAAATTGCATTTCATTTTTGGTGCCATGCGTGATAAAGACTTGTCTCATATTCTACCTCAGCTACCTAAAGACGCAGTTTATTATTTTGCTGCTCCTGAGATGCCCCGTGCTATGCTTGCGGATCAACTGCGTGAACTTGCCGCAACTTTTGGATTAAAAGGAAATGATTATAATAGTATTTCAGACGCGTTCCTTTCGGCGAAAGAACAAGTTAAAGACAATGAGTTGATATTTATCGGCGGAAGTACGTTTGTCGTTGCTGATGTGCTAACTAATCATTTTTAG
- a CDS encoding asparaginase gives MNNIFIIYTGGTIGMVKDPDSGTFIPFDFELIAKNLPDLSRLNYKLTVHSFQPIIDSSNMRPSIWLEMAQLIKENYALYDGFVILHGSDTMAYSASMLSFLLEGLQKPVVLSGSQLPIGEIRTDARENLMTALEIASAKRDGRSIIQEVCILFDNKLFRGNRSFKYNSDKFEAFRSPNYPVLAEAGIHIRYNEEVLQDNTGKEFISHHNIDDRVAVLKLFPGINKSTIKAVLDSDVRAIVMETFGSGNTMTDQWFLDLLKEAVDNGKNILDISQCKVGSVELGRYETSQGLEAIGVLNGYDMTFETAVTKLMYLQGELESQEEVAYWVQQSIRGELTKND, from the coding sequence ATGAATAATATCTTTATAATCTACACAGGGGGAACAATCGGGATGGTAAAAGATCCTGATTCGGGGACCTTTATACCCTTCGATTTTGAACTTATCGCAAAGAACCTGCCTGATTTAAGTCGATTAAATTATAAACTGACAGTTCATTCGTTCCAGCCCATTATTGATTCTTCCAATATGCGACCTAGCATTTGGTTAGAAATGGCGCAGCTCATTAAGGAAAATTATGCGCTGTACGATGGATTCGTTATTCTACATGGTTCCGATACGATGGCTTACTCAGCGTCGATGCTGAGTTTCTTATTAGAAGGATTACAAAAGCCTGTCGTTCTTTCTGGCTCTCAATTACCAATAGGAGAAATTCGTACAGATGCTCGTGAAAATCTAATGACTGCACTCGAAATTGCATCTGCAAAGCGAGACGGGCGTTCAATTATCCAAGAGGTATGCATCCTATTCGATAACAAGCTTTTCCGTGGAAATAGATCTTTCAAATATAATTCCGATAAATTTGAAGCTTTCCGCTCGCCAAACTATCCAGTATTAGCTGAGGCAGGCATACATATTCGATATAATGAGGAAGTATTGCAAGATAATACCGGTAAAGAGTTTATTAGTCATCATAATATTGATGACCGCGTTGCCGTATTGAAATTGTTCCCAGGTATCAATAAATCGACTATAAAAGCCGTACTAGATTCCGATGTTCGAGCAATCGTGATGGAAACCTTTGGCTCGGGAAATACAATGACTGATCAGTGGTTCCTCGATTTACTCAAAGAGGCGGTAGATAATGGCAAGAATATCCTAGATATCTCTCAATGTAAAGTTGGTTCGGTGGAATTAGGTCGATACGAGACATCCCAAGGCCTTGAAGCTATTGGTGTGCTTAACGGTTACGATATGACATTTGAGACAGCTGTAACTAAGCTAATGTACCTACAGGGTGAATTAGAAAGTCAGGAGGAAGTTGCTTATTGGGTTCAACAAAGTATTCGCGGTGAGCTAACTAAAAATGATTAG
- a CDS encoding MotA/TolQ/ExbB proton channel family protein has translation MSLVQTPLTVDTLNQVQQQTVALATQEDLNLIQLLMKGGWIMIPIILLFFLGLVIFFERYITISKAGKSEGGLLAQVKSNVLSGKLDAAMAVCRSSNSALARMLQKGLTRVGRPIKDIEGAIENQGKLEVSRLEKNINILGIIAGIAPMLGFVGTIFGVIQIFRDVEVAGGIDIGSVSGGLYVKMIASASGLTIGILAYIGYHILNMMVERLILRIETDAIEFIDLLDEPSL, from the coding sequence ATGTCATTAGTACAGACCCCACTCACCGTTGATACCTTAAATCAAGTTCAACAACAAACGGTAGCTCTAGCTACTCAAGAGGATTTAAACTTAATCCAACTTTTGATGAAAGGTGGATGGATTATGATTCCTATTATTCTATTATTCTTTTTAGGATTAGTAATCTTTTTCGAACGTTATATAACAATCAGTAAGGCTGGAAAGTCTGAAGGTGGTTTATTAGCGCAAGTAAAGAGCAATGTGCTTTCAGGGAAACTTGATGCAGCAATGGCGGTTTGTCGTTCTTCAAACTCAGCTTTAGCGCGTATGTTGCAAAAAGGCTTGACTCGTGTTGGTCGTCCAATTAAGGATATTGAAGGTGCAATTGAAAACCAAGGTAAACTAGAAGTGTCTCGTCTAGAGAAAAACATTAATATCTTAGGTATTATCGCCGGTATTGCGCCCATGTTAGGTTTCGTAGGAACAATCTTTGGTGTAATTCAAATCTTCCGCGACGTTGAGGTTGCTGGAGGTATTGATATTGGCTCTGTTTCTGGAGGTTTATATGTAAAAATGATTGCATCAGCGTCAGGTTTAACGATCGGTATCTTAGCTTATATTGGTTACCATATCTTAAACATGATGGTTGAGCGCTTAATCCTTCGCATCGAGACCGATGCTATCGAGTTTATCGATCTATTGGATGAGCCTAGCCTGTAA
- a CDS encoding ExbD/TolR family protein, with translation MNLRNRRNKPTAEVHTAALNDIMFFLMLFFLLASAVSNPQVVKLLLPKSSAGEQSVAKKTMTISITSDLLYHVDKQAVPLETLESLIQSNMATGEELTIMLYADSTVPIQNVISVMDIANKLKVKMVLATEPKKD, from the coding sequence ATGAATTTACGCAATAGAAGAAATAAACCTACTGCAGAGGTGCATACAGCAGCACTGAATGATATCATGTTCTTTTTGATGTTATTCTTCCTGTTGGCATCTGCAGTATCTAATCCGCAGGTGGTAAAATTGCTCTTGCCTAAATCAAGTGCAGGAGAGCAATCTGTGGCGAAGAAAACAATGACCATTTCCATTACTAGCGATTTGTTATATCACGTCGATAAACAAGCAGTTCCTTTGGAAACCTTGGAATCATTGATCCAATCCAATATGGCTACTGGTGAAGAATTGACTATTATGCTTTACGCGGATAGCACAGTTCCAATTCAGAATGTGATTTCTGTAATGGATATCGCTAACAAGTTAAAGGTGAAGATGGTTTTGGCAACAGAACCTAAGAAAGACTAA
- a CDS encoding tetratricopeptide repeat protein: MYKKIYQVGVALSLMSTPVFAQHSAWQEVNKAYKEGLELYERGKYSSAAKQFDIVEDIRTKSTLQLDETEELSLLKENVRFFQAVCALELGESDAENRFLKYIRDFPASANSKAAYFQIGKSYYAKQDYAKAIEWFEKIDSKNLAGAENTEYRFKLAYAKFMTGDYEASKPVFTELKDKSGQYQEASIYYYAYLSYLDQEYKTALNEFERLEGSKTYENSYPYYITALYFLDKRYDEVLAYALPKLQSTKQESETEMFRIVAATYFIKGDLAKSKEYYDKFQAQDQGKTQNNQDSYQIGYINYKLGNYEKAIQELEKLGEPDAYFQSAMITLGDSFLKTGNKQSARNAFFRASKLDFDPQLKEEGLFNYAKLSYDLEFHQVALDAVQEYIKTYPKSKRNEEAKTLLAEVLLSTKNYRAAVDVLEDLDRRSKEANAAYQKVTFYRGLEYYNERAFENGISMFMRSEANRYDEEIYALSTYWKAEAMYEVRKYKEAVANFNKFLQLPAARKTDVYNYANYALAYAAFRADNYSTAANYFERFLSGGGKDGIDLNTRNDAMARAADSYLAIKNYSKAANYYDRLIASGAQSQDYALFQKGILLGLQGNNQAKVETLNSVMAKYPKSNYADDVAFEVPYTYFLMGQHDLAITGLQKMVEQYPRSSYVPRALTTIGLVQYNKDDNDAALATFQRVVNQYPTTDEAKQALSSIENIYLDKGDASGYIRYATSTNIGDLSTAEQDAHAFSVARTLFDRGNHQATVEAVNAYFDKFPKPIQEKHARFLRAESNAALGKDKEAMHDFNIIMNDWTSAYTERTLISVAKLHLRNKAYNEAVQVLKKLELTSEYKENYGWAVNNLLVSYFNIGDYAETLTYANIIKKYEKASEEDVAKAHLYAAKAYLATSKGSEGMKELNLAALKSKTETGAEARYLVAEQQVKNKNYDGAIKSAMDISDSFSSYDLWVAKGFILMAKAYIGKGDKFQAKSTLESIIDNYENTTDGVLDEAKNLLATIK; the protein is encoded by the coding sequence ATGTATAAAAAAATTTACCAGGTAGGTGTCGCGTTGAGCTTGATGAGTACACCTGTATTCGCACAGCATTCCGCTTGGCAAGAGGTGAACAAAGCTTATAAGGAGGGTTTGGAGCTATATGAGCGTGGCAAATACAGTTCAGCAGCAAAGCAGTTTGATATTGTAGAGGATATCCGAACGAAATCTACACTGCAACTGGACGAAACTGAAGAGTTAAGCTTATTAAAAGAGAATGTTCGATTCTTCCAAGCAGTTTGTGCTTTAGAACTTGGTGAATCAGATGCTGAAAATAGATTCTTAAAATATATTCGTGATTTCCCGGCTTCCGCAAATTCAAAGGCTGCATATTTCCAGATTGGTAAATCATACTATGCTAAGCAAGATTATGCAAAGGCAATTGAATGGTTTGAGAAAATCGATAGTAAGAATTTGGCAGGTGCTGAGAATACTGAATATAGATTTAAACTTGCATATGCTAAGTTTATGACCGGCGATTACGAAGCTTCGAAGCCTGTTTTCACTGAACTAAAAGATAAATCGGGCCAGTATCAAGAGGCTTCAATTTACTATTACGCTTATTTGAGCTATTTAGATCAGGAATATAAAACAGCTTTAAACGAATTTGAACGTTTAGAGGGGTCAAAAACATATGAGAACTCGTATCCGTATTATATTACGGCATTATACTTCTTAGACAAGCGTTATGATGAGGTATTAGCTTATGCACTTCCAAAACTTCAAAGTACAAAGCAAGAGAGCGAGACAGAAATGTTTCGTATCGTAGCGGCGACTTACTTTATCAAAGGAGATTTGGCAAAGTCTAAAGAATATTACGACAAGTTCCAAGCTCAAGATCAAGGAAAGACTCAAAATAATCAGGATAGTTACCAAATCGGTTATATCAACTATAAATTGGGGAACTATGAGAAGGCAATCCAAGAGTTAGAGAAATTGGGCGAGCCAGATGCGTATTTCCAAAGTGCAATGATTACCCTAGGGGATTCATTCTTAAAAACTGGGAATAAACAGAGTGCTAGAAATGCTTTCTTCCGAGCTTCGAAGTTAGACTTTGATCCACAATTGAAAGAAGAGGGTTTATTTAACTACGCTAAATTGTCATATGACTTGGAATTCCACCAAGTTGCGCTAGATGCCGTTCAGGAGTATATTAAAACTTATCCTAAATCGAAGCGTAATGAAGAAGCAAAAACATTATTAGCGGAGGTTTTATTAAGTACTAAAAATTACCGTGCTGCTGTAGACGTTTTAGAAGATTTAGATAGAAGAAGTAAGGAAGCAAATGCTGCCTACCAAAAGGTGACTTTCTACCGTGGTTTAGAGTATTACAATGAGCGTGCTTTTGAAAACGGTATCTCTATGTTTATGCGCTCTGAAGCGAATCGTTACGATGAGGAGATTTATGCTTTATCAACGTATTGGAAAGCAGAAGCAATGTATGAGGTTCGTAAGTATAAAGAAGCAGTTGCAAACTTTAATAAGTTCTTACAATTGCCTGCGGCTCGTAAGACCGATGTATACAATTACGCGAATTACGCTTTAGCTTACGCTGCATTCCGTGCAGACAACTATAGCACTGCTGCCAACTATTTTGAACGCTTTTTATCTGGCGGAGGAAAAGATGGCATTGACTTAAATACTAGAAATGACGCAATGGCGCGTGCTGCTGACTCTTACTTAGCAATTAAGAACTATAGTAAGGCAGCAAATTATTACGATCGTTTAATTGCTTCTGGAGCTCAATCTCAGGATTATGCTTTATTCCAGAAAGGTATTTTATTAGGACTTCAAGGAAATAACCAAGCGAAGGTTGAAACGTTGAATTCTGTAATGGCAAAGTATCCGAAATCGAACTATGCGGATGATGTTGCCTTCGAGGTTCCTTATACTTACTTCTTAATGGGGCAACATGACTTAGCAATCACTGGATTGCAGAAGATGGTCGAGCAATACCCAAGAAGTTCTTATGTTCCTAGAGCTTTAACGACAATCGGATTAGTACAGTACAACAAAGACGATAATGATGCTGCGTTGGCTACTTTCCAACGTGTAGTTAATCAATATCCAACAACCGACGAAGCAAAACAAGCATTATCGTCGATTGAAAATATCTACTTGGATAAGGGAGATGCATCTGGATACATTCGCTATGCGACAAGTACAAATATTGGAGATTTAAGTACCGCAGAGCAAGATGCGCATGCATTCTCTGTTGCACGTACTTTATTTGATCGAGGTAATCACCAAGCAACTGTGGAAGCTGTAAATGCATACTTCGATAAATTCCCTAAACCTATTCAAGAGAAGCACGCACGTTTCTTGCGTGCAGAGTCTAATGCTGCATTAGGTAAAGACAAAGAAGCAATGCACGACTTCAATATCATTATGAATGATTGGACGTCTGCTTATACAGAGCGTACGTTAATTTCTGTAGCGAAGCTACATTTACGTAATAAAGCTTATAACGAAGCTGTTCAGGTATTAAAGAAACTAGAATTAACGTCTGAATATAAAGAGAACTATGGCTGGGCAGTGAATAACTTACTGGTTAGTTACTTTAACATTGGCGACTATGCAGAGACGCTAACCTATGCGAATATCATCAAGAAGTATGAAAAGGCTTCAGAGGAAGATGTCGCGAAGGCGCATTTATATGCAGCAAAAGCTTATTTAGCAACAAGCAAAGGTTCTGAAGGAATGAAAGAATTAAACCTTGCGGCGTTAAAATCAAAAACAGAAACTGGCGCAGAAGCACGTTATCTTGTAGCAGAACAACAAGTGAAGAACAAGAACTACGATGGTGCGATTAAGTCAGCGATGGATATTTCAGATTCGTTCTCATCATACGATCTTTGGGTAGCTAAAGGATTTATCTTAATGGCCAAAGCCTATATCGGTAAGGGCGATAAATTCCAAGCGAAATCTACTTTGGAAAGTATTATTGACAACTACGAAAACACTACAGATGGTGTGTTGGATGAGGCAAAGAATCTATTAGCAACAATTAAATAA